The Hymenobacter sp. GOD-10R genome includes a window with the following:
- the pgl gene encoding 6-phosphogluconolactonase — translation MEKNKSGIKLNVFTTPDEVLKHLADYFVYLANQNIETRGRFAVALSGGNSPKKLYELLASDTYKGQVDWDKVDFFFGDERYVPQTAPESNYLMAKTALFDPLQIPSTHVFAVDTELEPAQAALAYATNIQSYFNGLPARFDLVLLGLGDNAHTASLFPHTPVLHEQASTVKEAFLPEQQVYRITLTAPLINQAQAVAFLVYGQDKALAVQQILEAERNIEEYPAQLIAPKEGDLQWFLDSAAASELS, via the coding sequence ATGGAAAAAAATAAGTCTGGCATTAAGCTCAACGTCTTCACGACGCCCGACGAGGTCCTCAAGCACCTCGCCGACTACTTCGTGTACCTAGCCAACCAGAACATTGAAACGAGAGGCCGATTTGCGGTAGCGCTTTCGGGCGGCAACTCCCCGAAGAAGCTCTACGAACTCCTAGCCTCCGATACCTACAAGGGCCAAGTAGATTGGGATAAAGTTGATTTCTTCTTCGGCGATGAGCGCTACGTGCCGCAAACCGCGCCGGAGAGCAACTACCTGATGGCGAAAACGGCTTTGTTCGACCCCTTACAAATTCCGTCAACGCACGTGTTTGCCGTCGATACGGAGCTGGAGCCAGCGCAAGCTGCCTTGGCGTATGCCACCAACATTCAGTCGTACTTCAACGGCTTACCGGCTCGGTTCGATCTGGTGTTGCTCGGCCTAGGTGATAACGCGCACACCGCGTCGTTATTCCCGCACACGCCCGTGCTGCACGAGCAAGCCTCCACGGTAAAAGAAGCGTTTCTGCCCGAGCAGCAAGTCTACCGCATTACCCTGACGGCGCCGCTGATCAACCAGGCGCAAGCCGTGGCTTTTCTGGTGTATGGCCAAGACAAAGCCCTGGCCGTGCAGCAGATTTTGGAAGCTGAGCGCAATATTGAGGAGTACCCAGCCCAGCTGATTGCCCCCAAAGAAGGGGACCTACAATGGTTCCTGGATAGCGCTGCGGCCTCGGAGCTAAGCTAG
- the zwf gene encoding glucose-6-phosphate dehydrogenase translates to MSTHDNIQPTVFVIFGGTGDLNARKLAPALYNLYLEGWLPEQFSIIGTGRTKLSDEEFRQNLLEDIDQFSRTGKAVPEKWEVFSKNLYYQVADVNNVDSYKEFGTRIQQHEAEWKTKANVIYYLAVAPNFFPIIAENIAKSKLGAAADRVRIVVEKPIGHDLKSAQDLNQLLTRLFEERQIYRIDHYLGKETVQNIMAFRFANSLLEPLWNRNYIDHVQISVTEQLGVGDRAGYYDGSGALRDMIQNHLLQLLCLVAMEPPINFNADEVRNRKVDVLRAMRRFSPEDVRLSTVRGQYASGWIEGKEVPGYRQEHDANPTSNTETFAAVKFFVDNWRWQGVPFYLRTGKRMHQSSSVITIQFKDVPHSVFPIESVEGGGHQNRLIISIQPEMSIRLQMQAKRPGLEMILNTVDMVFDYKGTYTTQAPEAYETLLLDTMLGDQTLFMRGDQVEAAWDLIMPILNTWQNRKSLNFPNYSADSWGPESAEALIARDGYHWFTLPLNGKK, encoded by the coding sequence ATGAGTACGCACGATAACATTCAACCCACCGTCTTCGTCATCTTCGGCGGCACCGGCGACCTGAACGCCCGCAAGCTGGCGCCGGCTTTGTATAATTTATATCTGGAAGGATGGCTGCCCGAGCAGTTTTCCATTATTGGTACCGGCCGCACCAAGCTGTCGGATGAGGAGTTTCGGCAAAATCTGCTAGAGGATATCGATCAATTTTCGCGTACCGGCAAGGCCGTACCGGAAAAGTGGGAGGTGTTTAGCAAAAACCTTTACTATCAAGTAGCTGATGTAAACAACGTCGACTCCTATAAGGAGTTCGGTACTCGCATTCAGCAGCATGAAGCCGAGTGGAAGACCAAGGCCAACGTCATTTACTACCTAGCCGTTGCGCCTAATTTCTTTCCCATCATCGCCGAAAATATTGCGAAGAGCAAGCTAGGTGCCGCCGCCGACCGCGTGCGGATCGTGGTGGAGAAACCCATCGGGCACGACCTGAAATCGGCGCAAGACCTGAATCAGCTGCTCACCCGTCTGTTCGAAGAGCGCCAGATCTATCGCATCGACCACTACCTCGGTAAGGAAACGGTGCAGAACATCATGGCCTTCCGCTTCGCCAACTCGCTGCTAGAGCCGCTCTGGAACCGCAACTACATCGACCACGTGCAGATTTCGGTGACTGAGCAGCTAGGGGTGGGCGACCGGGCCGGCTACTACGATGGCTCAGGCGCCCTGCGCGACATGATCCAAAACCACTTGCTGCAACTGCTTTGCCTCGTGGCGATGGAGCCGCCCATCAACTTCAACGCTGATGAGGTGCGCAATCGTAAAGTGGACGTGCTGCGTGCCATGCGCCGCTTCTCACCCGAAGACGTGCGCCTTTCGACGGTGCGCGGTCAGTACGCTTCGGGCTGGATTGAGGGCAAAGAAGTGCCCGGCTATCGCCAAGAGCATGACGCTAACCCAACGTCCAACACCGAGACCTTTGCCGCGGTGAAGTTCTTCGTAGACAACTGGCGCTGGCAGGGCGTACCGTTCTACCTACGTACCGGCAAGCGCATGCACCAGTCGTCGTCGGTTATCACCATCCAGTTTAAAGATGTGCCGCACTCCGTATTCCCCATTGAGTCGGTGGAAGGCGGTGGGCACCAAAACCGTTTGATTATCAGCATCCAACCCGAGATGAGCATCCGTTTGCAAATGCAAGCCAAGCGCCCTGGTCTGGAGATGATTCTGAACACGGTAGACATGGTGTTCGACTACAAAGGCACTTACACCACGCAGGCGCCCGAAGCCTACGAAACCCTGCTGCTCGACACGATGCTAGGTGACCAGACCTTGTTCATGCGCGGCGACCAGGTAGAAGCAGCCTGGGACCTGATCATGCCCATCCTGAACACCTGGCAGAACCGCAAGAGCCTGAACTTCCCGAACTACTCCGCCGATTCGTGGGGCCCTGAGTCGGCCGAAGCGCTCATTGCCCGCGACGGGTACCACTGGTTTACGCTCCCGCTCAATGGAAAAAAATAA